The window AATGAAGAGTGGATGCATATGTGCAGTTCTGCATGCTCAGTTTTGATGTTTACTTGAAGTAGGAAATGTAGTACAAGACATCGAATTGGCACTAAATTATTACATTGCCTTGAAAGCTTACCAAATTTCCTCGCTCTGCCTCCTGGTGCAAATGTCTTAAAAAGAGTATTAAAGACTTTTGTGATCGATTCATTGTAGAAACTTGAAATTGCCAATCTGACGCGTATTTTGACAGCATTTCTCTTTACGATGAGAGGACCGGGATTTGGTCTAAGTTCAACTCACTTTCGttttcaataataatttcttaCTTCTACGGATCCAAGTCTAATTAAGTTTTTGCAAGAATGGGACGATGTCCTTTCAAAAGCTCATGATCCAGCTGTAATTTCGGAGCTCGGCTTTGGAGATTTGGTTAGTAAAGAAATGAGATCCCAGGCATGAATCTCTGCTTTAACTTCAAGAATTCCAATAGTGGCTCAGAGAAATGTGCGCGTCAATGCGAGAATACAATGCTTGAAGTTGAAATGAAAGTCACTTATTCCAATACAAAACATGCATTAACTGGTACACAATATTACTGCAATCTAACTTAGTAtcgtcttccttcttctttttccctatcACAGAACCCAAAAACTCTCAACATTATTATTCCACCAGCAACCGTACATATATATTCCCTATTAATGGCTTTATCTCTACCGGCGGCAGACTACTCCACGTCCATTGCTGAACCTGCTGGTGCACTCCATTGCGTTTGCCGACTCAATGCCAACGGCTTCGCCTCTGCAGACAACGTGGCCTCTGGGTTGAAGATGCAGTACTGACAGTCCGTGGACACGAGAGAGGACGTTCTGTACTTCTTCTCACCTCCCATGATCGGCATCGCGACTCCTCTCTTCACCGGGTTCTGGAAATCGGGCCTGTAGGTCTGCCCCAGCACGCCCTCCAGCTGCTCCGAGAGATCGAAGAACCTGAACTGCACCTCCAAGTGCGCAAAGCAGTCGTCCGCGGGAATTTGATAATTGTGGATCCTGTCATCTTCCTTGGTGATGGGCACTACGGTCACGGAAAGTTCCAGGACGCCAGGAAGAGTTACAGTGATGGCATTGTGGTTAGCAGTCCGCTCCACTGAGAGAGGGCTATTCGGAGCCGACCAGCTCGAGAGGTGGCCGTCAGCGATGTGGACCAGCTGGTCGTCGTAGGTGAAAGCGAGCTGGTCAACTTTGTTGTCCCAGTGGGCGACCTTTTTGGCGGAGAGAGTGAAGGTGTGGCGGTTGAACCTCAGGCCTAGGGCTTGGATCCATGTGTTGTCGCGCTTCCTTCCCTCAGGGCGGCGGCCAATGAATCGGGCATTGATTTGAAGGTTCTGGTCAGAGACAAGAGCGAAGTGGCTGTTGGTCTCTCCATGGAAGTAGAAGACTATACCGTCGCCTCCAATGAATCTTGGGTCGCCGCATGCAGAGCCTACTCCATTGCAGTTGGCTGTGCGGTCTGCAATTATAACACCAGCAATGGTTCAAATGGCGTAATCATGTTGCATTACTACCTAGTGcactataatttttttcagattATTCATTATTATTCAAGAAGATCTTCGActgcatatataatatatctgCATGAATCATTCAATGCTATGAACGGGCCTCTTAAGGAGAAGTCTATACAGCGTCTCTGCATGGAAATgcaagttgagagagagagagagagagagttttgagaGACATACTCTTGCAAGTGGCTTCACATTTGGGGGTGTTGCAGTCAATGACACAGGCCTTGGCAGTTGGGTCAGCAGGCTTGAAGGCTGGGCACTGCTGGGGGCAGGTGATGTTCTGGGCAAAGCACTTGGTGAACGGGTCATTGCATTGGACCGACTGGGGCGGGAACACCTTCCCGGCCACAGCTGAGGGTGGAGGCGGGGCTGGCCCGGCCAGtggcggaggcggcgagggGTTGCCATAGAGGTCAGCGTTGCTGAGGGCAATGGAGCTCAACAACAAGAGAAGGGTCATGAACATTGGAGTACTATGGGCTTCCATGACTAACCTAGACAGTGTTTCTTGGCAACACTAAGGGTTAGTGGAAGGCCTGAAGAAACTTGCTTGTCTATGCCACTTATTTATAGAGAGGGGAAAGAGAGGTCGAAGTTAGGGTTTGACATAtcgaaaggagaaaaaataatgTCATAAATGAAGTAAGCTGGAAAATCTTGGAtctgttgaattgaattgaattggaagTAGCAACCGGGGTTCGAAATTCCATCCGCATTGACTATCGAGGATGGAAATCGGCAtacaatgtcttatctcaagtACACACAGCTCTTCACTCTCGAGCAGTACAACCCCCCATGTGCAGTCATGAGGATTTTGCATGTGTAATTAACTTATTATTATCTGCTTATTAACTGCACAGGACGAACCAGAAGACCAGGAAGAGCGTGCTTAGCCCCAGTCAACTTTAAGGATAATATTAAATCCGGAAATGAGAAGACGGGCCGAGGACGGTGCTCTTTCGCACCGTGTGCTGTCAACCCTGTGATTCATTTCATCTCAGTAAGTCCAAACACACGTAAAAATATACATACGGTAGCTGAGTCGTGCAGAATACATGGGTCAACTGCTACATGAAGGAGGGTCTTCGTACAAGATACATGGATGAAGACGTGGGTTGTGATCTGTGAAGCTAGAGAAGCTCAGTTGATTGGCTCATGGTACGTAGAATCAACGTAAAGGATCGACCGAAAAGGGGCTGAAATTTCTTGTTCTAAACCTTGTATTCTACGGTTCGGGTGTAGAACACCATcgtttcttttacttttgtgtcAAGAAGGCAGTATCTAGTGCTCTCTTGATTTGCGGTGCACGCAATTTGGTTGCGTAAtgatctttcttgaaatttgtgaGTGGAACTCAGATTTTTCAGCCGACATGGTAAGCTTAGCCAACGCTATTCCAGAgtagaaaaatacaagaattaaattaattccaCGAGGTGATGCGTGTGTATATCAAATACATATTGTCAGAAAGTTCAatccaaaagtttaagctaatAGATGGAGAGAGACCATATACATTTAAAACTCGTTGTCAAGCGATATGAGACAATATTTCAATATTCTCACATGCTGGCCAAATTATGAGTGGCTCATGAAGTggaaaatgacaaatgaagGGTGGACATGCATTTGCAAATGGATGATACTGGTTCTGATACTATATTAAAAagtctaattaaaaaatttaagcttttaaaataattaacaataacctcacaaaatctcacatacaTAATATAGATTCGCCTTACTACTCCATCAATGTAAACAACTCCATACTTGACTTTAGGTCCCATCTTACTCAAATTAAGAGGTAATCGGATATTTTGTCGGTATGCAAGTGGTCTTAAGCGGTGAAAGATCAATTTATAAAGTGGTGACATGTCGTTGTTGATGTGATTTAGATTTTCTGGATTGAGTGATTTCCCGAAGATACTTCCCAATAACGTCCATGGCAAATTTCTAACCAAGAACGACCAAGTGGAAAATCAATAATTCAACAACGGGTAGAGAAACACGAACGATTTCACGCTGTAATCACCGGACCACAAACTGAACAGATCTAGCATTCGGCTTCTTTCTTTCGAGTTCGTGTTTTACCTAAGGCATTCGACTTGGAATCCAATAGTCGGAGTTTTATTTCTGCCTTGGGAAACTCGGAGCTAAGTCGGTGGCCACGGCGGTGGATTATTGTGCTAGTTCCCCTCTATGTAGCCAGCTAGTTAGGTTTGCGCTCCCGGAGTAGCAAAGGAAACTTGCCATCTACAAGTTGAAGTTAAAAAGGGAATTTACCTGAGCACACTCCCAAATCTCTAATGGCATCTCCAAAGTAACTAGTGCAGTTTACACTTTGACTTTAGCGTCGATGAAGACTAGAGATAGTAATTATGTATTGCGTCTAATACTGCAGATGCCCCTAAAATAGAATCCCACCGTCATGTCATGTGGAAAAAACTATTGTATAAGATGGTCATTAATTACGATTGTCTGCACGTTGAATCCAAGTGGGAGTTGGAGCGTTGAACACGGAATTGAATGCTAAACATATTGTAAATCCCAAATCGCTCCATCCGAAGTCAGATCTCCAGAGTCAAATTCGCCCCGAGGAAGATGAAGGTACATAGTTTTGAGGTAATCGAGATgatattattcttattttcttacaCTGGTTTCTAAGTGGAGTCCTCCACGTTCAAGAGTAAAATAGCGTGCAAGAGAAGGAAATTTTGTCTGCGATCGGAGCTCGGCCAGTTCGTTCCCCAGTCcatacccaaaaaaagaaagaagttataAGATTGAAATTTGTTTCTTCTTAGTGAAATACCATTGAGATCACATGTGGGGATTAGCTATCTGGGGGTTTCGATTGTCCGCTGACCATTGGAGATGCCGAATGGATTCATCTGATCTTATAGTCCTGGTAATGTGTGTTAGGGCTTTTGAATTTGATAGTCGATTATGGGTATAGCGATACTGTAACGATCCGATTTGATGAGAGCATAGAGTGGTCATTAGGGCCAAAGAGAGCTTAGATAAGGAGTGGCTTCTAAATGGCTTTTAAGATGACGAATAGGGTAGGAATGAATGAATTATGCTCCGAAAAAGGGTAGAGTAATTGTAAAATGTATATGTAAAAactgaaattaatttatggagATGCCTTTTGATATAACGGTaaacttttctttgaaattctaaAGTTAAGCGAGCCT of the Eucalyptus grandis isolate ANBG69807.140 chromosome 10, ASM1654582v1, whole genome shotgun sequence genome contains:
- the LOC120289130 gene encoding uncharacterized protein LOC120289130, encoding MEAHSTPMFMTLLLLLSSIALSNADLYGNPSPPPPLAGPAPPPPSAVAGKVFPPQSVQCNDPFTKCFAQNITCPQQCPAFKPADPTAKACVIDCNTPKCEATCKNRTANCNGVGSACGDPRFIGGDGIVFYFHGETNSHFALVSDQNLQINARFIGRRPEGRKRDNTWIQALGLRFNRHTFTLSAKKVAHWDNKVDQLAFTYDDQLVHIADGHLSSWSAPNSPLSVERTANHNAITVTLPGVLELSVTVVPITKEDDRIHNYQIPADDCFAHLEVQFRFFDLSEQLEGVLGQTYRPDFQNPVKRGVAMPIMGGEKKYRTSSLVSTDCQYCIFNPEATLSAEAKPLALSRQTQWSAPAGSAMDVE